A genomic stretch from Oryzias latipes chromosome 24, ASM223467v1 includes:
- the rad51ap2 gene encoding RAD51-associated protein 2 isoform X1 → MKEITEAFGSEAERKLSSPSSAKWPRIDSGDLSVNSRPNSPLTPVDLQKSGGHTWASEFEDFHTKPCDETLTVAYALHTSAAHSIGSHPESSQVSFIISEGHQAPVWRTEHPLLPNTDEFKFSPRDYSGVPPTSANTYSSSSPVYKQQRKSLESGSPGSCSFLSGSDEEGTQVQTSIGQTLAVALSSARFDCADDAVCVRGLCETRSQFAEVEEGNPECDFSKNILSPAVVSNPEEVVLGNLKEGEGKDKKWEIWIGKSADVFNCGADTKVHENGMRETIICSPAKRVEGSILLDAMGEKTVYPEVNNHGEAFSATNPAIRVETVNKFEWMHSYSASTADRLCFHSKNLQKVQESPDQSEQNNAWLCKEASEASCQSIAQTQAGFVTIYSSLCMNGKEGNCQPHSSPSVTPCGTQRGHQPEDLSEAEYKTEEILHYLKDKKAVSSMEKLLSPGQQNQCFTNQRETVKGEGELERNVKLLCPQPASSDVYVMDMSKEKEVVIDATEEIKAVGCEHSEMWTNNSVHQLAASRTSVCDANKQKQMLHFCCDRQHRSQAASAEDGDQILGLTVPSASDAVVPCQLDLSSSQNKHQSSTALPHHDRCALLSLSVCSRVLGAFDTFERIHLSSDDDDTCLSCIPPQPLKATSPLLPYMLVEESGCPEDSPLENFSEEKVERIQINPENSVKRSDCNSFIHNETPQIISVPKRPKLQPDGGSVCESSQSKTLPTESDSPSCCNTSSCTEFDMAEQFSKVLKELNLFFDISSNDFTQSPSPDHYCTDPLERSTLEPTQYLKNPEPDNFRATSTGEEASFKMCKHDPAEAVSSDTEQEVPLNALLSQEVSTAAPEKLTEPEETKQKAWSSSFMYVPFSDQANHRSSESPRRLEPLKTCTRPIRVGLSKRAKTKHLHRSHPY, encoded by the exons ATGAAAGAAATCACTGAAGCTTTTGGATCAGAAGCAGAGAGGAAACTTTCTTCACCATCTTCTGCTAAATGGCCAAGGATTGATTCAGGAGACCTCAGTGTGAACAGCAGGCCTAATTCACCTTTGACACCAGTTGATCTGCAGAAGTCTGGTGGCCATACCTGGGCATCAGAGTTTGAGGATTTTCACACCAAACCCTGTGATGAAACATTAACTGTTGCCTATGCTCTGCACACGTCTGCCGCCCACAGCATTGGCTCACACCCAGAATCCTCCCAAGTAAGTTTCATCATTTCCGAGGGACACCAAGCTCCTGTGTGGAGAACTGAGCATCCACTTCTTCCCAACACAGACGAGTTCAAGTTTTCTCCAAGAGATTATTCAGGTGTGCCTCCCACTTCAGCCAACACTTACTCATCCAGCTCTCCTGTCTACAAGCAGCAGAGGAAATCACTTGAATCTGGCTCTCCTGGCAGCTGCAGTTTTCTCTCTGGAAGTGATGAGGAAGGGACACAGGTGCAGACTAGCATCGGTCAAACGCTAGCAGTAGCTCTTAGTTCAGCCCGGTTTGATTGCGCCGATGATGCAGTATGTGTCAGAGGTCTCTGTGAAACGAGGAGCCAATTTGCCGAAGTCGAGGAGGGTAATCCGGAGTGTGATTTCAGCAAGAATATTCTTTCCCCAGCAGTCGTCTCAAATCCTGAGGAGGTTGTTTTGGGGAATCTAAAAGAAGGCGAAGGAAAGGACAAGAAATGGGAAATATGGATTGGTAAAAGTGCAGATGTCTTTAACTGTGGTGCAGACACAAAAGTTCATGAGAATGGCATGAGGGAAACTATCATCTGCTCTCCTGCCAAACGTGTCGAGGGATCAATTCTACTTGATGCTATGGGCGAGAAAACTGTGTATCCTGAAGTTAATAACCATGGTGAAGCTTTTAGCGCAACTAACCCTGCAATCAGGGTGGAAACTGTCAACAAATTTGAATGGATGCACAGTTACTCAGCCAGCACAGCTGATCGGCTTTGTTTTCACTCAAAGAACTTACAGAAGGTTCAGGAATCTCCAGACCAGAGTGAGCAGAACAATGCCTGGCTCTGCAAGGAAGCAAGTGAGGCCTCCTGTCAGTCGATCGCACAAACACAAGCTGGTTTTGTTACCATCTATAGTTCCCTTTGCATGAATGGAAAGGAAGGGAATTGTCAGCCGCACTCCAGTCCCAGCGTTACCCCTTGTGGAACACAACGTGGGCATCAACCAGAAGACCTGAGTGAGGCTGAGTACAAAACAGAAGAGATTTTACATTACCTGAAAGATAAAAAAGCAGTTAGTTCAATGGAAAAGCTCCTGTCACCAGGTCAACAAAATCAATGCTTCACAAACCAGAGAGAAACGGTTAAAGGTGAAGGAGAACTTGAAAGAAACGTCAAACTTTTGTGTCCTCAACCAGCTAGTTCTGACGTTTATGTGATGGATAtgagtaaagaaaaagaagtagtAATAGATGCTACAGAAGAAATCAAAGCGGTTGGGTGTGAACATTCAGAAATGTGGACAAACAACAGTGTGCATCAGCTAGCTGCCAGCAGAACGAGTGTGTGTGAtgcaaacaagcaaaaacaaatgttacatttttgttgcgATCGCCAACACAGATCGCAAGCAGCCTCCGCTGAAGACGGAGATCAGATTTTGGGCCTCACCGTCCCGTCGGCAAGCGATGCAGTCGTACCGTGTCAATTGGATCTAAGCTCGTCGCAAAACAAACACCAAAGCTCCACGGCTCTTCCCCACCATGACAGATGTGCCTTGCTCTCCTTGTCTGTCTGCAGCCGTGTGCTGGGGgcatttgacacttttgaaaggATCCATCTCTCATCAGATGACGATGACACTTGCCTTAGTTGCATCCCACCACAGCCTCTAAAAGCAACCTCTCCACTTCTCCCTTACATGCTAGTGGAGGAGAGTGGCTGTCCAGAGGATTCACCCCTAGAGAACTTCAGCGAAGAGAAGGTGGAAAGAATCCAGATTAACCCTGAAAACAGTGTAAAAAGATCTGACTGCAACAGTTTCATACATAATGAAACCCCACAGATCATTTCAGTTCCCAAAAGGCCAAAGCTACAGCCTGATGGTGGGTCAGTCTGTGAGAGTAGCCAATCAAAGACGCTTCCCACTGAGAGCGACAGTCCCTCCTGCTGCAACACTAGCTCCTGCACCGAGTTCGACATGGCAGAGCAATTCAGCAAGGTCCTGAAGGAGCTGAACTTGTTTTTTGACATCAGTAGCAATGATTTCACACAATCACCCTCCCCAGACCATTATTGTACCGACCCCTTGGAGAGAAGCACGCTAGAACCAACACAGTACCTGAAGAATCCTGAACCAGACAACTTTAGAGCCACTTCAACAG GTGAAGAAGCCAGctttaaaatgtgcaaacacGACCCCGCCGAGGCTGTCAGCAGTGACACCGAGCAAGAAGTGCCTCTGAACGCACTCCTGTCCCAGGAGGTTTCCACAGCTGCTCCAGAGAAACTCACAG AGCCAGAAGAGACCAAGCAGAAAGCATGGTCTTCATCCTTCATGTATGTTCCTTTCTCCGATCAAGCCAATCACA GATCTTCAGAGTCGCCCCGGAGGCTGGAGCCGCTGAAGACCTGCACACGTCCAATCCGGGTCGGACTTTCAAAACGAGCCAAGACCAAACACCTGCACCGCTCGCACCCCTACTAA
- the rad51ap2 gene encoding RAD51-associated protein 2 isoform X3, protein MKEITEAFGSEAERKLSSPSSAKWPRIDSGDLSVNSRPNSPLTPVDLQKSGGHTWASEFEDFHTKPCDETLTVAYALHTSAAHSIGSHPESSQVSFIISEGHQAPVWRTEHPLLPNTDEFKFSPRDYSGVPPTSANTYSSSSPVYKQQRKSLESGSPGSCSFLSGSDEEGTQVQTSIGQTLAVALSSARFDCADDAVCVRGLCETRSQFAEVEEGNPECDFSKNILSPAVVSNPEEVVLGNLKEGEGKDKKWEIWIGKSADVFNCGADTKVHENGMRETIICSPAKRVEGSILLDAMGEKTVYPEVNNHGEAFSATNPAIRVETVNKFEWMHSYSASTADRLCFHSKNLQKVQESPDQSEQNNAWLCKEASEASCQSIAQTQAGFVTIYSSLCMNGKEGNCQPHSSPSVTPCGTQRGHQPEDLSEAEYKTEEILHYLKDKKAVSSMEKLLSPGQQNQCFTNQRETVKGEGELERNVKLLCPQPASSDVYVMDMSKEKEVVIDATEEIKAVGCEHSEMWTNNSVHQLAASRTSVCDANKQKQMLHFCCDRQHRSQAASAEDGDQILGLTVPSASDAVVPCQLDLSSSQNKHQSSTALPHHDRCALLSLSVCSRVLGAFDTFERIHLSSDDDDTCLSCIPPQPLKATSPLLPYMLVEESGCPEDSPLENFSEEKVERIQINPENSVKRSDCNSFIHNETPQIISVPKRPKLQPDGGSVCESSQSKTLPTESDSPSCCNTSSCTEFDMAEQFSKVLKELNLFFDISSNDFTQSPSPDHYCTDPLERSTLEPTQYLKNPEPDNFRATSTGSSESPRRLEPLKTCTRPIRVGLSKRAKTKHLHRSHPY, encoded by the exons ATGAAAGAAATCACTGAAGCTTTTGGATCAGAAGCAGAGAGGAAACTTTCTTCACCATCTTCTGCTAAATGGCCAAGGATTGATTCAGGAGACCTCAGTGTGAACAGCAGGCCTAATTCACCTTTGACACCAGTTGATCTGCAGAAGTCTGGTGGCCATACCTGGGCATCAGAGTTTGAGGATTTTCACACCAAACCCTGTGATGAAACATTAACTGTTGCCTATGCTCTGCACACGTCTGCCGCCCACAGCATTGGCTCACACCCAGAATCCTCCCAAGTAAGTTTCATCATTTCCGAGGGACACCAAGCTCCTGTGTGGAGAACTGAGCATCCACTTCTTCCCAACACAGACGAGTTCAAGTTTTCTCCAAGAGATTATTCAGGTGTGCCTCCCACTTCAGCCAACACTTACTCATCCAGCTCTCCTGTCTACAAGCAGCAGAGGAAATCACTTGAATCTGGCTCTCCTGGCAGCTGCAGTTTTCTCTCTGGAAGTGATGAGGAAGGGACACAGGTGCAGACTAGCATCGGTCAAACGCTAGCAGTAGCTCTTAGTTCAGCCCGGTTTGATTGCGCCGATGATGCAGTATGTGTCAGAGGTCTCTGTGAAACGAGGAGCCAATTTGCCGAAGTCGAGGAGGGTAATCCGGAGTGTGATTTCAGCAAGAATATTCTTTCCCCAGCAGTCGTCTCAAATCCTGAGGAGGTTGTTTTGGGGAATCTAAAAGAAGGCGAAGGAAAGGACAAGAAATGGGAAATATGGATTGGTAAAAGTGCAGATGTCTTTAACTGTGGTGCAGACACAAAAGTTCATGAGAATGGCATGAGGGAAACTATCATCTGCTCTCCTGCCAAACGTGTCGAGGGATCAATTCTACTTGATGCTATGGGCGAGAAAACTGTGTATCCTGAAGTTAATAACCATGGTGAAGCTTTTAGCGCAACTAACCCTGCAATCAGGGTGGAAACTGTCAACAAATTTGAATGGATGCACAGTTACTCAGCCAGCACAGCTGATCGGCTTTGTTTTCACTCAAAGAACTTACAGAAGGTTCAGGAATCTCCAGACCAGAGTGAGCAGAACAATGCCTGGCTCTGCAAGGAAGCAAGTGAGGCCTCCTGTCAGTCGATCGCACAAACACAAGCTGGTTTTGTTACCATCTATAGTTCCCTTTGCATGAATGGAAAGGAAGGGAATTGTCAGCCGCACTCCAGTCCCAGCGTTACCCCTTGTGGAACACAACGTGGGCATCAACCAGAAGACCTGAGTGAGGCTGAGTACAAAACAGAAGAGATTTTACATTACCTGAAAGATAAAAAAGCAGTTAGTTCAATGGAAAAGCTCCTGTCACCAGGTCAACAAAATCAATGCTTCACAAACCAGAGAGAAACGGTTAAAGGTGAAGGAGAACTTGAAAGAAACGTCAAACTTTTGTGTCCTCAACCAGCTAGTTCTGACGTTTATGTGATGGATAtgagtaaagaaaaagaagtagtAATAGATGCTACAGAAGAAATCAAAGCGGTTGGGTGTGAACATTCAGAAATGTGGACAAACAACAGTGTGCATCAGCTAGCTGCCAGCAGAACGAGTGTGTGTGAtgcaaacaagcaaaaacaaatgttacatttttgttgcgATCGCCAACACAGATCGCAAGCAGCCTCCGCTGAAGACGGAGATCAGATTTTGGGCCTCACCGTCCCGTCGGCAAGCGATGCAGTCGTACCGTGTCAATTGGATCTAAGCTCGTCGCAAAACAAACACCAAAGCTCCACGGCTCTTCCCCACCATGACAGATGTGCCTTGCTCTCCTTGTCTGTCTGCAGCCGTGTGCTGGGGgcatttgacacttttgaaaggATCCATCTCTCATCAGATGACGATGACACTTGCCTTAGTTGCATCCCACCACAGCCTCTAAAAGCAACCTCTCCACTTCTCCCTTACATGCTAGTGGAGGAGAGTGGCTGTCCAGAGGATTCACCCCTAGAGAACTTCAGCGAAGAGAAGGTGGAAAGAATCCAGATTAACCCTGAAAACAGTGTAAAAAGATCTGACTGCAACAGTTTCATACATAATGAAACCCCACAGATCATTTCAGTTCCCAAAAGGCCAAAGCTACAGCCTGATGGTGGGTCAGTCTGTGAGAGTAGCCAATCAAAGACGCTTCCCACTGAGAGCGACAGTCCCTCCTGCTGCAACACTAGCTCCTGCACCGAGTTCGACATGGCAGAGCAATTCAGCAAGGTCCTGAAGGAGCTGAACTTGTTTTTTGACATCAGTAGCAATGATTTCACACAATCACCCTCCCCAGACCATTATTGTACCGACCCCTTGGAGAGAAGCACGCTAGAACCAACACAGTACCTGAAGAATCCTGAACCAGACAACTTTAGAGCCACTTCAACAG GATCTTCAGAGTCGCCCCGGAGGCTGGAGCCGCTGAAGACCTGCACACGTCCAATCCGGGTCGGACTTTCAAAACGAGCCAAGACCAAACACCTGCACCGCTCGCACCCCTACTAA
- the rad51ap2 gene encoding RAD51-associated protein 2 isoform X2 has translation MKEITEAFGSEAERKLSSPSSAKWPRIDSGDLSVNSRPNSPLTPVDLQKSGGHTWASEFEDFHTKPCDETLTVAYALHTSAAHSIGSHPESSQVSFIISEGHQAPVWRTEHPLLPNTDEFKFSPRDYSGVPPTSANTYSSSSPVYKQQRKSLESGSPGSCSFLSGSDEEGTQVQTSIGQTLAVALSSARFDCADDAVCVRGLCETRSQFAEVEEGNPECDFSKNILSPAVVSNPEEVVLGNLKEGEGKDKKWEIWIGKSADVFNCGADTKVHENGMRETIICSPAKRVEGSILLDAMGEKTVYPEVNNHGEAFSATNPAIRVETVNKFEWMHSYSASTADRLCFHSKNLQKVQESPDQSEQNNAWLCKEASEASCQSIAQTQAGFVTIYSSLCMNGKEGNCQPHSSPSVTPCGTQRGHQPEDLSEAEYKTEEILHYLKDKKAVSSMEKLLSPGQQNQCFTNQRETVKGEGELERNVKLLCPQPASSDVYVMDMSKEKEVVIDATEEIKAVGCEHSEMWTNNSVHQLAASRTSVCDANKQKQMLHFCCDRQHRSQAASAEDGDQILGLTVPSASDAVVPCQLDLSSSQNKHQSSTALPHHDRCALLSLSVCSRVLGAFDTFERIHLSSDDDDTCLSCIPPQPLKATSPLLPYMLVEESGCPEDSPLENFSEEKVERIQINPENSVKRSDCNSFIHNETPQIISVPKRPKLQPDGGSVCESSQSKTLPTESDSPSCCNTSSCTEFDMAEQFSKVLKELNLFFDISSNDFTQSPSPDHYCTDPLERSTLEPTQYLKNPEPDNFRATSTGEEASFKMCKHDPAEAVSSDTEQEVPLNALLSQEVSTAAPEKLTGSSESPRRLEPLKTCTRPIRVGLSKRAKTKHLHRSHPY, from the exons ATGAAAGAAATCACTGAAGCTTTTGGATCAGAAGCAGAGAGGAAACTTTCTTCACCATCTTCTGCTAAATGGCCAAGGATTGATTCAGGAGACCTCAGTGTGAACAGCAGGCCTAATTCACCTTTGACACCAGTTGATCTGCAGAAGTCTGGTGGCCATACCTGGGCATCAGAGTTTGAGGATTTTCACACCAAACCCTGTGATGAAACATTAACTGTTGCCTATGCTCTGCACACGTCTGCCGCCCACAGCATTGGCTCACACCCAGAATCCTCCCAAGTAAGTTTCATCATTTCCGAGGGACACCAAGCTCCTGTGTGGAGAACTGAGCATCCACTTCTTCCCAACACAGACGAGTTCAAGTTTTCTCCAAGAGATTATTCAGGTGTGCCTCCCACTTCAGCCAACACTTACTCATCCAGCTCTCCTGTCTACAAGCAGCAGAGGAAATCACTTGAATCTGGCTCTCCTGGCAGCTGCAGTTTTCTCTCTGGAAGTGATGAGGAAGGGACACAGGTGCAGACTAGCATCGGTCAAACGCTAGCAGTAGCTCTTAGTTCAGCCCGGTTTGATTGCGCCGATGATGCAGTATGTGTCAGAGGTCTCTGTGAAACGAGGAGCCAATTTGCCGAAGTCGAGGAGGGTAATCCGGAGTGTGATTTCAGCAAGAATATTCTTTCCCCAGCAGTCGTCTCAAATCCTGAGGAGGTTGTTTTGGGGAATCTAAAAGAAGGCGAAGGAAAGGACAAGAAATGGGAAATATGGATTGGTAAAAGTGCAGATGTCTTTAACTGTGGTGCAGACACAAAAGTTCATGAGAATGGCATGAGGGAAACTATCATCTGCTCTCCTGCCAAACGTGTCGAGGGATCAATTCTACTTGATGCTATGGGCGAGAAAACTGTGTATCCTGAAGTTAATAACCATGGTGAAGCTTTTAGCGCAACTAACCCTGCAATCAGGGTGGAAACTGTCAACAAATTTGAATGGATGCACAGTTACTCAGCCAGCACAGCTGATCGGCTTTGTTTTCACTCAAAGAACTTACAGAAGGTTCAGGAATCTCCAGACCAGAGTGAGCAGAACAATGCCTGGCTCTGCAAGGAAGCAAGTGAGGCCTCCTGTCAGTCGATCGCACAAACACAAGCTGGTTTTGTTACCATCTATAGTTCCCTTTGCATGAATGGAAAGGAAGGGAATTGTCAGCCGCACTCCAGTCCCAGCGTTACCCCTTGTGGAACACAACGTGGGCATCAACCAGAAGACCTGAGTGAGGCTGAGTACAAAACAGAAGAGATTTTACATTACCTGAAAGATAAAAAAGCAGTTAGTTCAATGGAAAAGCTCCTGTCACCAGGTCAACAAAATCAATGCTTCACAAACCAGAGAGAAACGGTTAAAGGTGAAGGAGAACTTGAAAGAAACGTCAAACTTTTGTGTCCTCAACCAGCTAGTTCTGACGTTTATGTGATGGATAtgagtaaagaaaaagaagtagtAATAGATGCTACAGAAGAAATCAAAGCGGTTGGGTGTGAACATTCAGAAATGTGGACAAACAACAGTGTGCATCAGCTAGCTGCCAGCAGAACGAGTGTGTGTGAtgcaaacaagcaaaaacaaatgttacatttttgttgcgATCGCCAACACAGATCGCAAGCAGCCTCCGCTGAAGACGGAGATCAGATTTTGGGCCTCACCGTCCCGTCGGCAAGCGATGCAGTCGTACCGTGTCAATTGGATCTAAGCTCGTCGCAAAACAAACACCAAAGCTCCACGGCTCTTCCCCACCATGACAGATGTGCCTTGCTCTCCTTGTCTGTCTGCAGCCGTGTGCTGGGGgcatttgacacttttgaaaggATCCATCTCTCATCAGATGACGATGACACTTGCCTTAGTTGCATCCCACCACAGCCTCTAAAAGCAACCTCTCCACTTCTCCCTTACATGCTAGTGGAGGAGAGTGGCTGTCCAGAGGATTCACCCCTAGAGAACTTCAGCGAAGAGAAGGTGGAAAGAATCCAGATTAACCCTGAAAACAGTGTAAAAAGATCTGACTGCAACAGTTTCATACATAATGAAACCCCACAGATCATTTCAGTTCCCAAAAGGCCAAAGCTACAGCCTGATGGTGGGTCAGTCTGTGAGAGTAGCCAATCAAAGACGCTTCCCACTGAGAGCGACAGTCCCTCCTGCTGCAACACTAGCTCCTGCACCGAGTTCGACATGGCAGAGCAATTCAGCAAGGTCCTGAAGGAGCTGAACTTGTTTTTTGACATCAGTAGCAATGATTTCACACAATCACCCTCCCCAGACCATTATTGTACCGACCCCTTGGAGAGAAGCACGCTAGAACCAACACAGTACCTGAAGAATCCTGAACCAGACAACTTTAGAGCCACTTCAACAG GTGAAGAAGCCAGctttaaaatgtgcaaacacGACCCCGCCGAGGCTGTCAGCAGTGACACCGAGCAAGAAGTGCCTCTGAACGCACTCCTGTCCCAGGAGGTTTCCACAGCTGCTCCAGAGAAACTCACAG GATCTTCAGAGTCGCCCCGGAGGCTGGAGCCGCTGAAGACCTGCACACGTCCAATCCGGGTCGGACTTTCAAAACGAGCCAAGACCAAACACCTGCACCGCTCGCACCCCTACTAA